The following coding sequences lie in one Listeria ivanovii subsp. londoniensis genomic window:
- a CDS encoding creatininase family protein: MLYADENSFDIGAKITKTTPVILPIGAVEAHGPHLPLGTDNILASEYSAKIAAETNAFVLPVLPYGQVWSLQDFPGSLTVSNETVTKMVVEIGESLYRQGFRLFVPVSGHLGNMAALKDAARELYAKFPDMITLHIFYPNIQKLAMDVREGKANHHTYIHACEIETSLMLYLSPENADMNRAIDDPPILPIDADYTPTPWQNFTKTAVLGEATLATAKKGEYLIEKTLKTCVELIKIEREKIRKFTEME, encoded by the coding sequence GTGTTATATGCAGATGAAAATTCATTTGATATTGGTGCGAAAATCACAAAAACAACGCCAGTAATCTTACCAATCGGAGCTGTTGAAGCGCACGGGCCACATTTGCCACTTGGAACGGACAACATTTTAGCGTCAGAATATTCTGCTAAAATCGCCGCCGAAACAAATGCTTTTGTACTTCCTGTGTTACCTTATGGCCAAGTTTGGAGCTTACAAGATTTCCCTGGAAGCCTAACTGTATCCAATGAAACGGTCACGAAAATGGTCGTCGAAATTGGAGAAAGTCTTTACCGGCAAGGGTTTCGTTTATTTGTTCCGGTAAGTGGCCACCTTGGAAATATGGCGGCATTAAAAGATGCAGCTCGAGAATTATATGCTAAGTTTCCGGACATGATTACCTTGCATATTTTTTATCCTAATATCCAAAAACTTGCGATGGACGTAAGAGAGGGCAAAGCAAACCATCACACTTATATTCATGCTTGTGAAATTGAAACATCGCTCATGCTCTACCTATCTCCAGAAAACGCGGATATGAATCGGGCAATTGATGATCCGCCAATTTTACCAATTGATGCAGATTACACCCCAACGCCGTGGCAAAACTTCACCAAGACAGCCGTTCTAGGAGAAGCAACCTTAGCAACGGCTAAAAAAGGCGAATACTTAATTGAAAAAACGTTAAAAACATGTGTGGAGTTGATAAAAATTGAACGAGAAAAAATTCGAAAATTTACCGAAATGGAATGA
- a CDS encoding phosphotriesterase — MSFIRTFYGDITPDQLGFTYSHEHIVCVPAYWKERNADDLLLDDKEKSQLDVQDFVDLGGKTIVDATAVDYGRCVNDVAQISKETGIQIIGTAGFNKSFLWDGKIKPELKPIIGDFETYYDWIEATSIKKLTEFVVNEVEHGLEGTGYKAGQVKFGTGYNMITPLEEKTIRAVARAHHETKAPIHSHTEAGTMALEQIEILKQENVNLEYLSIGHMDRNLDPYYHKQVAKTGAFMSFDGIAKIKYAPESARIAAILYLVSEGFEDQILVSGDTARKTYYKHYGYGPGLEYIAKKWVPRFIDEANEKGFDGEKLVQKFFVDNPARCFTFKK, encoded by the coding sequence ATGAGCTTTATTCGTACTTTTTATGGAGATATTACGCCGGACCAATTGGGGTTCACTTACTCACATGAACATATAGTCTGTGTTCCAGCTTACTGGAAAGAACGCAACGCAGATGATTTACTTTTAGATGATAAAGAAAAATCACAATTAGATGTACAAGACTTTGTTGATTTAGGAGGAAAAACCATTGTTGATGCAACTGCAGTTGATTACGGTAGATGTGTTAACGATGTTGCTCAAATTTCCAAAGAAACAGGAATTCAAATCATTGGAACTGCTGGCTTTAATAAAAGTTTCTTATGGGACGGAAAAATCAAACCAGAATTAAAACCGATTATTGGTGATTTTGAGACTTACTATGATTGGATTGAAGCAACATCTATCAAAAAATTAACGGAATTTGTCGTAAATGAAGTAGAACATGGACTTGAAGGAACTGGATACAAGGCCGGTCAGGTGAAATTTGGGACAGGCTACAATATGATTACCCCTTTAGAAGAAAAGACGATACGCGCCGTTGCAAGAGCTCACCACGAGACAAAAGCGCCAATCCATTCGCATACGGAAGCAGGAACAATGGCTTTAGAACAAATCGAAATTTTAAAACAAGAAAATGTCAATCTCGAATATCTTTCTATTGGACATATGGATCGCAATTTAGACCCTTATTACCACAAACAAGTTGCAAAAACAGGTGCTTTCATGTCATTTGATGGAATTGCCAAAATTAAATATGCTCCAGAAAGTGCTCGAATTGCTGCGATTTTATATCTAGTATCAGAAGGATTTGAAGACCAAATTCTCGTTAGTGGCGATACCGCGCGGAAAACCTATTATAAACATTATGGTTACGGACCAGGTCTTGAATACATTGCCAAAAAATGGGTTCCTCGTTTTATTGATGAAGCGAACGAAAAAGGCTTTGATGGAGAAAAATTAGTCCAAAAATTCTTCGTAGATAACCCAGCAAGATGTTTTACATTCAAAAAATAG